Proteins from one Paenibacillus amylolyticus genomic window:
- a CDS encoding GTP pyrophosphokinase family protein: MNAPHPIDQFKKFKYEITRFMMIYKFALDQMETKIEVLKEEFQSLHDYSPIEHTKSRLKSPESIMNKMFRKNHELTFESIKQNIKDIAGVRITCSFISDIYRIKDMLCNQSDLRVLEVKDYIKNPKPNGYQSLHLLVEVPVYMSNGEERACVEIQIRTIAMDFWASLEHKIFYKYNKDVPEHLTRELKSAADSANALDQQMERLHREIQEIKDADNERDEEELRRIIINNQQFTLPSNLLKLLGSGE; this comes from the coding sequence ATGAACGCTCCACATCCAATCGATCAATTCAAGAAATTTAAATATGAAATTACGAGATTTATGATGATTTATAAATTTGCACTGGATCAAATGGAAACCAAGATTGAAGTCCTGAAGGAAGAATTCCAGTCGCTGCATGATTACAGTCCAATAGAGCATACAAAGTCCAGATTGAAGTCACCTGAGAGCATTATGAACAAGATGTTCCGCAAAAACCATGAGTTAACGTTTGAGAGCATCAAGCAAAATATCAAGGATATCGCCGGTGTACGTATTACATGTTCCTTTATCTCGGATATCTATCGCATTAAGGATATGCTGTGCAACCAGAGTGATCTGCGTGTTCTGGAGGTTAAGGACTACATCAAGAATCCGAAGCCAAACGGCTACCAAAGCCTTCACCTTCTCGTGGAAGTGCCTGTGTACATGTCCAATGGTGAGGAACGGGCATGTGTAGAGATCCAGATCCGTACGATCGCGATGGATTTCTGGGCGAGTCTGGAGCATAAAATTTTCTATAAATACAACAAGGATGTTCCCGAGCATTTGACGAGAGAGCTAAAGAGTGCGGCAGATTCCGCCAATGCGCTGGATCAACAGATGGAGAGACTTCACCGGGAAATTCAGGAGATCAAGGACGCGGATAACGAGCGGGACGAAGAAGAATTGCGTCGTATTATTATTAACAATCAACAGTTCACACTGCCGTCCAACCTGCTCAAGCTGCTGGGCAGCGGGGAGTAG
- a CDS encoding prolyl oligopeptidase family serine peptidase, translating into MLQVKAYLFLPRGCSLFTSIHGSLHLQALASHYPSATTMLDAAPVQKQWPVLIYCRGGLGRYGGVNTLWLEQFVQQGYIVFAPAYRGNEGGEGRDEYGGKDAEDVHAAYRLIQSLPFVDPTRISLMGFSRGAINAVHTATTYNEGPDKVHKLVLWSGVSDVERTYHERTDLRRTLKRVLGGSPRTIPQAYLARSPLSKANKLSCPVLIMHGTSDTQVNYSHGTRMYHWLKRRGANVTFHAYGGQDHHFHERIHEAAVNNMFAWLTSP; encoded by the coding sequence ATGCTTCAGGTAAAAGCTTATTTATTCCTGCCACGAGGCTGTTCGTTATTCACTTCCATACATGGATCTCTGCATCTGCAAGCGCTCGCCAGCCACTATCCTTCTGCAACAACAATGCTTGATGCCGCTCCCGTACAGAAACAGTGGCCAGTGCTGATCTATTGTCGCGGCGGACTTGGCAGATATGGCGGGGTGAATACCCTTTGGCTTGAGCAATTTGTACAGCAAGGTTATATCGTGTTCGCCCCAGCCTATCGTGGCAACGAAGGCGGTGAAGGTCGTGACGAGTACGGCGGGAAAGATGCCGAAGATGTGCATGCCGCTTATCGTTTGATACAGAGTTTACCTTTTGTCGACCCGACACGGATATCGCTAATGGGGTTCTCCCGTGGAGCCATTAATGCGGTACATACGGCAACCACCTACAATGAGGGGCCGGATAAAGTACATAAGTTAGTCCTTTGGAGCGGTGTCTCCGATGTCGAACGAACGTATCATGAACGAACTGACCTGAGACGCACATTGAAACGGGTGCTGGGAGGTTCACCGCGCACAATTCCACAAGCTTATCTCGCGCGTTCTCCCTTATCCAAAGCGAACAAACTGTCTTGTCCCGTGCTGATCATGCATGGTACATCAGATACACAGGTGAACTATAGTCACGGAACCCGAATGTATCATTGGCTGAAGCGCAGAGGTGCAAACGTTACGTTTCATGCCTATGGCGGACAGGACCATCATTTTCACGAAAGGATACATGAGGCAGCGGTGAACAATATGTTCGCTTGGCTTACGTCACCATAG